TGAATTCGTCAAGGAGAACCCTTATTCAACTACATTGCAGAGGAATACAGACTCATGCAGCTGGAGACACTACCGCTAAACTGTCTCCATCTTCTATGATGGGCCAAATGGCTCGAAAAGAACGCGAGGAAGGCAACGTAAGTTTTTCGGAGGTCACGGCAAACTGCCGTTATTGCTCTATTGCTATCATTGCACGTATGCAATGGGAGCTAACTTTGGTTATAGATCAGCTCTGTATTCGCTTCACTGTCAGGCGAAGGCGAGAAGCCGCTTCCTCCCCGCTTTGCTGAACTCAAACGCACCATCATTGGTGACGAAGCTAACCAGAGAAGGCTCGTCGCTGGATGGGGAAGGTTGACAAAGAGGTTAGCTGAGGTCGCtaaagagattgaagagaaaCAACAAGACGTAAGCGTTATTAGCGCCTATTGACATTATTTTGTCATTTATCTGACTAATGGTATAACTAAGATCATTCCTCAAACAACGTATAATGAGTTCGTCAATGGTAGAAGTGAAGATCTTACCACTCGTATCAAAAATTGCGGCGCAGTTATCATTCGAGAAGTGGTAGATCAACAAACGGCGCTCAAATGGCTTGAGGATGCCAAGGCATACATTGCAAAGAACCCTTCGGTGAAAGGTTTCCCTGAAAACGACAAACAGGTATTCGAACTGTAGTAAGTTCTTCCAACTTGCGTTTGAAGCAAAAGTTCATACGTCTCTAGCTGGTCGAAGACGCAGTTATCCGCGCGCTCTCATCCTCGATCAATGGCAACCCAACGAGCTCTTCTCTCGTTATTTTCCCATTCCCCAAATGCTCCAGTTTCTTTGAATACTCCTCTCACCTACGCCGATCGATTCCGCATCCGAAACCCAGGAGATGCACAATTTGCCCTTGGCCCTCATGCTGACGGAGGCAGTGTCGAAagatgggaggatgagactTACCGAAAGGTGTACCAGAGCTGTTTGGAAGGCAAATGGGAGGAATACGACGCTTGGACTATTGGCGAGAGAGCTTTAGCTAAACAGAGCATGTACGAAGGTCCCGGAGCTGTAAGTGTTCTTACTCGACCATGCCGAATAGGATTAGCTGATACTATTACAGTGCGGGATTTTCCGAGCCTTCCAAGGCTGGACATCCATGTCTGATACTGGTCCTAGTGAGGGAACTTTGAAGGTCTACCCCCTCATCAAAGAACTTACGGCGTACACCATGATGAGACCTCTTTTCCGGTAAGTCCTTCCTTTCATTTCGGGATATGTAGGTGGCTCATAATACCTGAAGGGAGAAACAGTCTCGAGCAGAACTTTCTAGAGAGGAGTATCTTTCAGCCTCCAACTGGGAACTTGATTTTGAGACTTCACGTTTTCCGAACTCGCCTATTGCTAGGAGCCAAGAATATAATGACCaaactcatcctcatctcgaATTGGACAGGACTATGGTCAGCATTCCAAGGGTTAAGCCTGGGGACCAGGCATGGTGGCACGGAGGCAAGTAATTCTATAATCGGTCATCTAGAGCTGGCGCTAACTTTGCACTCATAAGATATGATCCACGCTGTAGAATCTATCcacaaagggaaaggacCTTCGGCCGTCCTTTACATCCCTGCTGTCCCACTCACGCCCCACAACGTGGAGTATATCCGTGACCAAAAACGTCTCTTCATGGAGGGACGGCCTGGGCCTGACTTTCCTGGTGGAGTGGGTGAGAGCCAGTTCATTGATCGAGGCAAGATCGAAGATATCGAAAGCACTGAAGGCAAACAAGCGTAAGTTATCTCTTACAATagttgatgagaatggcTGAGCTGAAGGTCTTATGAAGCATGGGTCTTGAGCCGTTTGATGTCAGTGGTCAGCTTACCCCGGGGGAACGTCACGTACGGGAACAGGCGTAAGTCCTACATGTACCCATGATGCCGCAATTTGTCTACTAACAAACGAATTTCGTAGAAACAAAATACTAGGCTTTTGAAACTGTAGGATGAATCAGTGCACACTGAAATGGAATTGTAAATTAGCTTCACAAGATCGATAATTTGGATTGTCGGCATGCAGTTGTAttcaaaaaaaataaaaaaaaataaacaTGCTCTTACAGCAGCGCAATTGGTCAATGCCAACAGCATAACTCAAGTATGCTACTATTGACCATTTGTCTCCGCGAGTGGCGATAAAATAATCAACTTTGGATAATTTGATAAACCTTTTCGAGACTCTGATAATCTTCATATCATATCCTTGTACTGTATGACGACGATGCATGCGCTGAGTCCTGTCAATGCAATCCTTTGTCCCGACAAGTTTTCGTGCGTTATCTACAAGCGAGTCCAGAATAACTCAACATTTTGAAACTAAAGCAAAGATAAATGAAACACTCTTTTGGGGGTATATGACATATATATGCGCAGGTACCTAAACTGTGTACGCgaacgaaaacaaaaacacaaaaaagaaaaaaaaagattaGGAAAGAGACTATGAGGGATGGACATAATATATCATACGTCTTGAGATCGTAATATGAACCAGATGGGATTAAAGAAAAGTAAACATTTGACCAAGCTCGCGAAAGGCCTCTGGGTATAAGAGTTATCGATGCTATAGTTTCGTAGATTGGGCAACGCGGTTTAACGTATGCGTCCTTATACACTCTAATGTCTTCCTGGCCAGAtcccaaaaaagaagggaagatgggtATCGACGGTCCTGGTGGATATAAGATGAGATGCTTTCTAGAACGTCTAGATTCGTCCATCAAGGACACCGCGAACGTCGTCAACAGTCGCGAGATCTGCAAGGAAGGGGCAAAGATCGGTCAATTCGCTATCGTGGGGGTCGCTGAACCAAGTGGACACAGGGACGGCGTTGTTGGGGTGGAAGATGTAAGAGGCAGGTGAATTGTCAATGATAATGGAATGCTGAATATCTCGACCGAGTTGTGATAAATCCTGTAAGGATTGTTAATAAAAACCACCTGCAGATGATATTACATAAGTGTAGGGACATACTTTGACATAATTTCCTTTATGGTTGTAGCAGCTTTCACGGAACAGACGATGGGCTACGACACGGTTCTCATCAAGCATGTCAAGGACGGGATCAGCGTACTAAGCCACGTTAGCCCCAATCCAAAGTTTAATCTTTGTGCAAAGACTCGCCTTGGACAAACTAGCAGTGAACACGACAATCTCATATAACTTTGCCATTTCTGTCAAAAAGTGGTCGACACCCGGTCGCTTGATGACATAAACGTTGTGCACTTGAGATTCAATCTCTACAGGTACAATGTAATCCGCTGTGGGCAATTGCTGATTTTCGCCCTTAGCTTGCATCAACAAAGGCCACCACAATGCTCGAAGACTCACCTTGAAACTACTGTGTAGCAGTGTTTCGTCGAGGTCAAGCACGAGACACTTTCGTCCATGATGCTTGGGAGCTATGGGGGGTAATAAAGGTGCAGGATTACCATTCTGATACGCGAAGCGGTTAGTTTGGCATTTGATTTTAACCACTGACAAACGCACCTCGTCTACGGGGATTCCAATTCCACCTTGTTCAATTAatcgatcttcttcatcatcataatCAAGATATTCGTCCCCGagttcatctcctccttgtcctGTGCTTTGGTCAGCCATTTCAGAATTACTAATGTCCGAGTATCCTCCGCTTGTCTCCGTACGCTCATTTGTGTATGTACCAAGGTGGGTCTCAGATTCGCGGTGAGTGACGTGTTTAGACGGGGTGCCGAGGAGGGCAGAGCCTCCTCCAGGAGGCTGGACAGCAGAAGACGTCACACCAGCGGTCTACACTATGTCAGTCTTGTCTAAGCTCCAACGTCAAGGGGTAActcacctcatcttctgggAGGGTATGAGGTTCGGTCGGAGGCACGACTACTTGTTCATTGGGGGCGATACCTCTATCGGCCTCACTCAATCCTTCAGCAACAAGGGTAGAACCCGATGGGCCTGTTGCATCCACCTTTTGTCCAGCTCCCACAGTAGCGTCTTGAGCTTTGGCTGCCGCCGGGCCTGACGGAGCAGGCGCGACGCTACCGTTCGGTGCCTTGGCAGCGCCCGAGCTCACGCCAATATCACCTGACGGTGGTTTGGCACTCACGTCGACCTTTGTGCTTGTGAAAGGGGTCGCGCCAGCAGCGGCACTTTTACCAGCCCCTGCACTCGCGGTCGCGCGACTAGGCTTGGTTGGCTCCTCCTCGAAGTCGTCAACCGATAAACATCCGAGCGCGAGCAAGATGCCCGCCAAACCCTTCcgctttcttttcttcttttgcccAGTCTTGGACGCAGTTGTACTAGATGCAGAAGCCGCGTTTGACTTTGTAACTCCATTGACATTGCGGGACGCAGGGGTGTTAACTGCTGTTTTTGACGTAGTAGTGGTAGGTTGGGTGTTTGATGAAGCCGGTTTTGGCTCTGCTGTTTCGGTCGTTGTTTGAGGTGCCGAAGAAGCGGTGGTCGATGGAGACTTGTTTGATAGTCTACGTGACAAGTTCTCCAGGGGCGTACCCCTGCTTGTCTCTCCATCTGTAGGTTTGGTGAATGTAGACGCTGTACCAGATTCAGGGAGAGTTGTTTGGGCGGTGGAAGGCTGGGCTGCAGCTGCACCATTGTCGTTGGTCATTTCTGCAGTAGACGCTGGATGCTGTGTCGCTGGAGTGGCTACAGGAGGTAGGATGGGAGGTTGCACGGCGGCGGATGGTTCTTGAGTGTCGATGGTAGTCGAGGTGTTGTGGTCGACGGTAGATGTTGCGTGAGCGGGTCCGGGGATGTTTGTGTTTTGTGGACTGATGGGAGCCGTCCCGGTGGGAGGCTCTGTGCGTGTTGTGGGCATTCCTTCTgctgcctctttctttctctcttgcgttctttcttccttcctgcgcgttcgttcttccttcgtAGTGTAGCAATTATAACAGGAGATATCGCAGAAAGAACCGGATCTCATTTATAGCGCGTGCCCAGGGAACTGGCGCTTCTTGCCATTTCCGGCAATTCCACGCATAAACAACAAATGCCACAACATCCTTTCTGTCATTCCCGGTGAGCGATAATGGATTGATGCATATAAAGCCAGATAGCAGCAACTACGCGATAGTCCTCCTCGCACTCGCCTTTAAAGTACAAATGACCCGAAACACAGATAATCTCAGCCAGGGCACAGAACTTACTTCTTTTAACGGCTCAAGTCGGAACGTGCCTACTGAATCCACACCGGAGGACGGCTACAACGCTTGGAAAGAAGCTTCTGACGACCTCAACGTTACTCGATCTATCATCGCCAGCGCCGAGAACGGTGGTATGTCCGAAAGTGCCGTTGATAGTCTCCGAGAAAGAGCCAGTGTGCTGCAGCAAACAGTTGACCATTACGAGACGAAGATCCCATCTTCGAAAAAGAGCTAGGCACGTTCGTACAGATAATGCATGCCATAACGGGCGGAGATATATGAAAACACCAAAAAAGAGATACCAGAAACTAatgcttttgcttcttgcgCTTCTCGATAGCCGCACGAAGTCTGATTTGCTTGTCCCGCAAAGAAGCCTTCTTTTTGGAAACGACCTTGTTGGAGCTATTTTATGCTATTAGTTCAAATGATCCAATGCTTCAAATCATCAATTGTACTCACTGTAAAGCCATCATGATAGGCTTgttcttggccttttccttgtttgTAGAACTGCTAGGAgcggccttcttcttcttgcccttcatACTACCAAACTTCTCCCTGCCCTCTCGTCCTTTTTGGAtactctccatcctctcctcccatgtcgccttggccttcttcctcggtcCAAGAATCTCAGCTTCGGTAAGGAATCGGTCCGCTTCGTCTTCGCCAACATGTCGCTTGGAGGCTTCCAAAGCAGCAAGCTTGCGCTTGGCAGCGGAGCCACCGCCGGCAGCAGCGAGTTCCTTGGCTGCCTTGAGACGGAGTTCGTTGAGAAGGGCAAAGTCTGCAGGTGTAAGGATCTACGCCAAGGGAGGATCAATATACGTATCTAATTAGCAGAGACGTCAAATCACGCACCTTTTGTTGAGCAAGTAAGGAAAGCTTCTTGGTAGTTTGAGACGCCTCGGTGGCTTCGGTGGGCGCCACAGAGACGGCAtcgtccatctcttcatcctcatcactttcttcatcctcatccttggCCTTCCCCTTACCCCTGGccagcctcttcttctccctcttaTCCTTTttatccctcttcttgtccgACTCATCTTCACTATCACTGAtttccaaatcttctcctccactaCTAACGCTCTGCCACCCATCTGAATCATTTTCGGAATCAGACTCAGCCTCCCAgccttcccacccttcatcatcatcctcgtccacctccatctcaacatcGGACTCATCACTAACTCCACCATTGGCTTCCTTACGGAGTTTGGCATAGTGTTCTTCAAGCAACTCGAGACCTTCGATACCCTCGGCGGCATCGGCAGAATGACCGTAGGCAAGGACTTGAGAACCAATAAGACCCATGCTGGCGGCTTTACCCTGTTTAAGCTATTAGCTGACCATCTGGATTACTTTGTAAAAAACATAAGAGCGcaccctttctctcctcttgaGCATACCAGGGTTAACTTCCCTAAAGAGTTGCAACAAACCTCTTGAGGCAGTCACAACTCCCTTATCCTTACTCTTCCTGTACTCGATTAAATCACCCAACAGATCTTCCTCCATACACCACGGCTGCCTTCGACAGACTTCTCTGATTGCGTTCAAACCAGCAGCGATGACTTCAGCGCCCACACCGGGGTGAACAAATTCTTGTGCAAGTTTCCGGATAACAGGAGTGAGGACATCAGGTGGGGTGAGATCGTGTACGGATTGGGCGAGGGAGACGAGGATAAGGGTGACTTGAAGCTGATGGTAGGTGAGATACTTGATAATGTAGCTGTAAAAGCCAAGGACACAGAGCTTGTGGACACCCATAACTCGGGAGAGGAGCTGCATGATGAGGATCTTGTGTTCAAGAGAATAGATTTTGTCTGAAGGGAGAGTAAGATTAAGAGAGCTTCTATTcatgatgagaaggagggaaacGCACCATGCTTGTGGAGGTTGTCATAGAGCTTCTCACCGAAGGTCTGAGGGTCGTGCAAAAGCTCCAGAGCGGGGAAGTTGGGCGTGGCGCCCGCGCCTTCAGCTCTCTTCTTACGTTTCTACAAAAGTGATGTTAGCCATTgtcaagatgatgatgaataTTATCCAACAGCTTACCTTGgaagcttcttttttcaaCTGCTTAacctgcttctccttctttctctttcctcgcGAAACCTCCATCCTGTGCTCCATTTTCCTCACATCTCTTCTGGCCTCTCCtacttcatcctcatcatcagaatcatcctcgtcctcattcTCCGACccgaggaagaaatgaagagCAGCGGATTGCATCTTGGTGTTGGGGTGAAACGCAGCAAGGGAGACGATCGATACTGTCTTGGCATCTGTCCAGacacccttcctccataACTCCTTGACCATCATGACGGCCCACATGGCTTCACCACCCTTCTCTCggcccttgcccttgtttCTTCCCTTGTCACCAACTACTTCGGCACCCATACCGCTTTCAACCATGCCGAACAAGAGAGACTGAACAACGCGGTTCAAACGGTGATTCTTCGTTTTAGCATTGGAGGTTTTAATATCAGTGAGGATGGTGTGGCGGATAATGGAACgaagggtggaggggactgtgggaagaaggggaaggagagtttgaagaagtcTGCAGCATGTTTAGCATATCTTTGCAAGTTTCATTTTGAGGGCTACACTTACTGGATAGAGTCGATGATCTCCTTATTCCTTAACATCACCAAGTTTTTGACCGCTGTCTTTCGCAGATCACCCGTAACAGCATTAGAGGTACCACTCTCTCCACCCAACAATAAGCCGCTCAATTGTATGGGCAGATCTTTGGTCTCTTCCGGATAACACTGCGCCActtgagagatgaaagTGATTAAGTCTGCGAAGAGCTCATTGGACTTGTCAttcgaggaagaaggagtggaagatgcCACAGaatgaagacgaaggagggaaaggtAGTGATTGTACTGGGTAAGGAACTCTTCCTTGTAACCCTCAGGATCACGCTGCGAGACTTGTAAACCGCCATCTTGGCCGAAGCTTTCTTATAAAAAATGAAGACGTACCTTGATAAGGTTCTGCAACTGTGGCAAGTTGGAAGTGAGGAGGATACCCCTCGCTGTCTTAGGCTTGGGCATCTTGCTCGTACTTTTAAAATAAGAGGAGATAGTTAAACAGAATCCAAGTCAGGAATCGAAGAATCAACAATCTGTCCGTGGTGGACAATACTCAGGGGGGTGGACCATAATTTTTCAACAGGCGACCGGTCAACACCGCTTGATAAGTAGTTAATTATAATATTACCGCCAATTTTTCATAATAAgtaattaattaattaagAGGGGGCGGAGGCTGCTGGAGCGGGCATTCTTCTGCGTGGTCCCAATCTGTACGCGTTACGCCATTTAGAGCATACTATTACGTGCCTTGCATTTCATTACTGGGCTTCTTGATACATCTAATTCTACTCTTACAACTCCCATTAAGATTCATCACTCATGATGTAACTCAGCACCCCTAGCAGCCCTTGGTGTCAACTTTCCTTGCTCCATTTCGTTCTCCAAAGCCTGCGAAATCGCCTCGGGCTTCAAGCCAAATCCGACACCTTGTTGAGAGTCTCCATAATAATCTCGCTTGACAGGCTGGTCGGGCGTAAAGTTCTCTCCGGCGACTGAAGCAGCGATGGTGTTCTTTCCCTTGGATGGACGGGGTCGGTGAGTGTCAACTGCAGCGATAGGGAGGGGATAACGTTCTTCTTGACAGCCATAAGCTTGAGGAGTGATTTTGATAAGGGTATGCAGGGGGATCTAAGGCATATCGTCAGCGGATGTACCCAAGGAAACACAGACACACGACCCACGTTGATATATGGGAGTTCTTGTTGGGTCCTGGCCTGGAAATAGGCATACAGACATCGAAGAATGGCTTGATGGGCAATGATCAAAATATTATTTTGCCTCTCCAGTTCCATGATGACGGGCTCAAGACGAACCACGACATCACGGTATGACTCTCCACCGCGATATCTATAATTGAACTTGTCGTCATCTCGACTCTCATAGTCCTCTGGGTATTTCTGCTCAATCTCTTCGTATGTCATGCCATCACATACACCGGCGTCCAATTCATCAAGCGATTTCCACGTCTTTTTCTCGAAAGGAAGGTATGATGCAGTTTGTTGGGTACGTTGAAGGGTTGAGGTCCAAACCTCAAGAGGTCCCATGCCAATGTTGTCTTTGATAAGAGCGGGAAGCGCGCGGGCATACTCCCATCCTCTTGGTGAGAGATCGGAGTCACCTCCAATCTTCCCTTCAACATTATACATACTTTCCCCATGCTGTGGATAGTCAGTCGTGGCTCAGATAGTGTTAACGTGACTTACTCTTGACAGATAGATACTTCTTGGCTTGAGATGCAGGTTCATCAAGTAGAATGCAATTCGACTTTGAAGATAGCCCTCAATCTTATTTATCGTAACTCTCTGCCCGACATTCAATATCCTGCAAAAGGGAATATGTGGCTCAGTGATTGTCTGGTATATACTCTCATATTGAGCAATTCTCTTTCTAAAATCCCGCTCTGCGTCCTCCTTTGACATCCCTTGGTAGTCGGGATCGCCGGATCGGACTTTGAGTGCAATATTGGTAGCGATTACCACGGGGTCGTCGCAGAAAGATTCAAGATATAACACTTGGAGTCCCGGTTCTTTATCGACTcgcttcttgatcttctcccttcGATCGATTGTACTGTTAGTCGCATCCATAATTCCTacatttccttccttctttagCCATGCGATAAGTGACTCGAGGGATTCTTCCGCGAGTTCTTCCCGTCTCTTGGTAGCTTCTGCATTTGAGTGCGAGAAATATGTCGCAGAATGGTCgacctttccctctccggCTTGGAGAGCGGAACGAGCTTTAGAGCGACGGAGTTGACCAACGTTGAAAACTTGGACGTTGTATTCGAGCCAGCGAAGGTATCGCATAAGCCTGTTGCTGAGATACGATTTTCCTCTGGCCGGGAGACCAACCATCGCGACGACGATTTTGGCTTCGGAATAGTCAGGCTTTTCCACTACATAAAAATTAGCATCCAGCTATATCTAAAAACAAAGCACTCACCGACAGTACCGATACCAGACACGGATGGTGCACGTGATGGGGCCCTGGAGCTTTGCCTGATCACCTTTGTAGTCTCATCCAGCGTCTTCAGCCTAATTATTTGTCAGCTTCAACAGTCCTTTGGAATGGACCGTTACACCCACAAAGCAGTTGACGCTCCGAAATGAGGTGTACCAGGAGCACTGAGCCTACCATCTCCACTGGTTGTGCGGTCCATGGCCCATGGACCGGTTGATGACGCGCCGGGGTTCACACCAGAGAGTTTTGGGGAGCTGGGACCACTGGGAGCCGCGCTAGCCACGGGAGAAGTTACAGTGGACATGGGTGCAGGTGCTGATCGGATCATGTCAAGTTTCGAGACTGCTTCGGCGAGGACATGAGGGTCGACGGGTGGGTAGGCTTGATCGTCGTCATTGGTCCGCGAAGGTTTTTCGGATGTCGGAGTGAAAGGCTTGAGTTTTGGGGAGCGGGGCTTGGAGGGGGAGACTGTTGATGAGGGAGACTTATTGGacggtggcggtggtggtatGGACATTGCGCTCGAGTAGATTAAGAAGAATGGATTGGATGGGATGTGGACGAATCAAGTGAAAATGGAGATATGTACGTAAAAGCGCGGAGAGCTTTGTTGGTGAACTGAGTCATTGAGAACTGCCGACCTACCGCGTGCGGGATCAACTCAGCGGAGGGTGGGGCCCCGCCAAGTCGCATCAACCGCATAAATAGGACAAGACAGTAAACTGACGTCTGATTTCTGCTCCCACAACCGCAACACCATGTCCTCCTACTACAACAAGGGAGACGCACCTTCATGGGAAGCACTCGACCAGGACGGATTAGACGATGTGATAGACACCTCAGAAGTGAGTTCCTGTATCACATCCTGGGCCGCGCTGACAGGCAATAGTATGCCTATGCCTCCCGCGATCACATCCTTTTCTGCATTGACGCAGCAGAATCCATGCACAAACCTTATCCGGATACGACAGATGACTCTGGACAGCTAAtccgaggaagaagtgctCTTCATCAGGCTCTAGATGTCGCACATCAAATACAGCGAGCCAAGGTGCTTTCTGGACCAGATGATAGTGTTGGGCTTTTGCTGTATAACGTCGATGTAGGTTTTTGCCTGGTTGACTTTTCTGACAAACATAGCCATCCGCCGTAGCAGAAGGTCCTGGAAACTATCAGCCTGGTAACTTCGTCTTCCAAACATTACGCACCATCAATGCCGAAGAAATGAAGCGTCTAGCCAAACTGATGCAGACCGCCAAGGAACAATACGAAGCGCAAGGTGACGATGAAGCAGTCGAAACAACCGAACCCGAGATTCTCAGAGAGACTTTTCCTCCTATCGAAGAGTCTCATGAGATGAACATTGCAAATGTTATACAGACTTGCAACTTTTTGTTCCGTGATGGGTGGGTTAAACGGTTGCGTTCGCGGGATCAGGCTTATGGTATCGCAGCGGTACACAGCTAAAAGGCAACAAGCGAGTCTTCTGGATAACAGATAATGACATGCCCCCTGGGTCGAATAATCGCCAACCAGCTCGTACTAGTTATGGAGTAAATAGCTCTAATTTCTTTCCGGATCAGTTACTGATCTCCGCCTTAGGACTTGACGACTTATGGAGTCACCGCCGAGACGTTTTTCATAGATCGCCCGGATCGCCGATTCAATCCTAATATCTTCTGGAATGTAAGAACAATTTGTCAGTTCAAGAACGTGTGCACTGAATCCCCATAGGATATCCTCGACAGGGAAGCCATAGATTATAATGAAGATCAGCCAGATCCTGACGGCCTCACGTCATTGGCGGATTTGATGAAGGACCTTGTAATAAAGACTTCTCCCAAAAGGTCCCATTTCCACGTCCCACTGAAGTTTGGGAAAGATGGCGAGATTGTGATAGGTGTATCTGGGTATGTATCTACGTCTCTTACTGGCGTATGAGACTGACAGAGTGATAGATATTCGATGGTATCGGAGCAGAGCAAAGGAGCCTCGAGATATGTCAAAATGCGAGGCCAGgcagttgaagaagtgCAGACTAAAACGGAATACACATCTGCTGTGCGTCGATTTACTATACTCTCCCTTGTCCTTTGTCTCACATCAGCATCAGGAAACCGGTGCTGTTCTAAAAGATTCTGAAATCGGGCATGCCTACGAGTTTGGAAATGAAGCTGAAGTTCGAAACATCCTCGAGCCGAACCCATGGGAAGCTCAAGCGAAGGAAAGGGACAAAAGCAAAAGCCAAAAGGCGGTGGACCATGTTCTGGAAGACGACAAGGAAAGACGGcaaagggaagatgaaggggaacatttggaggaggaaggggaggatgacaagaaagggatggaagaatggttAGGAAAGCAGAAAGCGACTTCACCAAAGATCGTGGCTAGGACTCGAGTGAGTGCGCAGGAatttgaagaaagaaatcTGGTATTCACGTTTTTAAAGCTACAATTCTCGAACGAAGAAGTTTCTCAATTTAGATCAATGGGAATCGAACCTCGTGAGCACATCAAGATTGGGCAAGCTTGAACAATTGCTCATTATTCGTCAGAGATTAAGATATTGGGCTTCCAAGCTGCTTCTCATCTACGTTTCCAAGATAACCTAAaacatcccttcttcatctatCCCAATGAAGAAGTAAGCCTACAGACCGGTGGGGCCTTTGCTTGCACCTCATAGCTGACAAACTATGCAGGAATACACAGGTTCTACCCGCGCTTTTG
This Cryptococcus tetragattii IND107 chromosome 8, whole genome shotgun sequence DNA region includes the following protein-coding sequences:
- a CDS encoding ATP-dependent DNA helicase II subunit 1 — its product is MSSYYNKGDAPSWEALDQDGLDDVIDTSEYAYASRDHILFCIDAAESMHKPYPDTTDDSGQLIRGRSALHQALDVAHQIQRAKPSAVAEGPGNYQPGNFVFQTLRTINAEEMKRLAKLMQTAKEQYEAQGDDEAVETTEPEILRETFPPIEESHEMNIANVIQTCNFLFRDGGTQLKGNKRVFWITDNDMPPGSNNRQPARTSYGDLTTYGVTAETFFIDRPDRRFNPNIFWNDILDREAIDYNEDQPDPDGLTSLADLMKDLVIKTSPKRSHFHVPLKFGKDGEIVIGVSGYSMVSEQSKGASRYVKMRGQAVEEVQTKTEYTSAETGAVLKDSEIGHAYEFGNEAEVRNILEPNPWEAQAKERDKSKSQKAVDHVLEDDKERRQREDEGEHLEEEGEDDKKGMEEWLGKQKATSPKIVARTRLQFSNEEVSQFRSMGIEPQIKILGFQAASHLRFQDNLKHPFFIYPNEEEYTGSTRAFAALLSSCLKYNRHALALCRLRSNHVPEFCVLIPQEEKTSSNGQEYPPGFHLIILPYKDSIRPPPKKVTELLQCPPIATDVQIDAMKAVIKRTRFKAAAYRPEIYPNPSLAYHYDQLQALAFEEDWDPEDPDKQALDKTMPLYGGMHSRAGEFMEEFNKEIENDERAVEKLARPTKRAKAEETTMNEWDLRNIPDMWKKGTLSQCKVQELKDWAKYYHVSLQGKTKKADIIDLVSEHLSTNNDDLAGASSKKAKK